Within the Thermus tengchongensis genome, the region CTTTGTGGTGACGGACGCCCTCGTTTCCCAAGAGGCTTTGCGGGAAATCTGGCGGGGCATTGTGGACCGCACCTTCAACCAGGTGACCGTGGACGGGGACACCTCCACCAATGACCTGGCCCTTCTCATGGCCAACGGGGCCCATGGGGAAGTTCCCTTGGAGCCTTTCGTGGAGGCGGTGGAGGGGGTGGCCCGGGAACTCGCCCGCCGGATTGCGCGGGACGGAGAGGGAGCCACCAAGCTCATGACGGTGCGGGTGGTGGGGGCGGCTACAGAGGAGGAGGCCAGGCGAGCGGCGAGGACCATAGCGGGAAGCGCTCTTTGGAAAAGTGCCCTTTACGGAAACGATCCCAACTGGGGCCGGATTCTGGCGGCCTTGGGCAACTCAGGGGCCCGGTTTGATACCCTAAGGGTAAGGATCCAGGTGCAGGGGATTCCCCTTTATGCCGGGGGCGCTCTTCCCTTTGACCGGGAGGCGGCCAGCCAGGCCATGCGCCGGGAGGAGGTGGAGGTCTTGGTGGACCTGGGTGAGGGCCAGGCGGAGGGGGTGGCCTGGGGGTGCGACCTCACCGAGGGGTACGTGCGCATCAACGCGCTTTACACCACTTGAGACATCCCTCTTGCGGGACAACCTCTGTTCTTGCCGGGTAAGTGAGGTTCCGCAACCACTGGGTTGCCCAAGGGTGTCTGGGGAGAAAGAAGAAGTAGTAGCGCTCTTTTCGGATATTCACCCGTATACGCACCTCACGCCACCGCTTGCAACACCTGGGTGATGGGTAGACCAACCTCCCCAAGAAGCCGGGCTACCACGCTCCAGGCCATCACCCACGCCTGTACCGGCCCCATCACCCCCTTCAGCCCCCGAACCCTCCCCACCGCTCCCACCAACCCCATCGGCCCCTTCAGCAGAGCAAAGACCATCTCCAGCTCCCACCTCTGCTCCAAAAGCCTCCGGTAAGCACCCCTGCCCCGCCGCTGCTTGTCCCCGGAGCCCCAAGCTCAACGGGCACGTG harbors:
- the argJ gene encoding bifunctional glutamate N-acetyltransferase/amino-acid acetyltransferase ArgJ, whose amino-acid sequence is MAVRLPRGFRAGATRAGIKPSGKPDLALLVSGLPASWAYVATQNRAAAPSIHRGRALYVQGGALRAVVVNAGNANCATGERGFLDDRRMAEAAALRLGVPVEEVLTASTGVIGVPLPVEKVEAGLPQIELTPYADAFAEAILTTDLVPKVAEAEVGGARIVGIAKGSGMIHPNMATMLAFVVTDALVSQEALREIWRGIVDRTFNQVTVDGDTSTNDLALLMANGAHGEVPLEPFVEAVEGVARELARRIARDGEGATKLMTVRVVGAATEEEARRAARTIAGSALWKSALYGNDPNWGRILAALGNSGARFDTLRVRIQVQGIPLYAGGALPFDREAASQAMRREEVEVLVDLGEGQAEGVAWGCDLTEGYVRINALYTT